One Spiribacter halobius DNA segment encodes these proteins:
- a CDS encoding MFS transporter: protein MSAALRAADATMDQAGDPPGCWTGLAVLATALLFGMTTWFSATAVVPQLEAVWAITPAQAAWLTIAVQLGFVAGALGSAILNVADRVPPRRLMLYGATGAAATNALLLVAQDVSVAIALRGLTGMFLAAVYPPAMKAMSTWFRVRRGTALGVMVGALTLGSATPHLVNGLGGLQWQLVIVVTSLVTLAGGLLAEFAGRDGPFPFPRGRFDPRMAWRVFSDRGVRLASLGYFGHMWELYAMWAWFSVFLGDTLSLQGISAAGRWAAIGTFAVIGIGAVGCWLGGVLGDRLGRARATILAMGISGTCAVSIGFLQTAPIPVVVAVGLVWGFWVVADSAQFSTAVTELGRQDYVGTALTLQLAIGFILTIPTIWIIPLIAESTGWRFAFAVLALGPLAGIISMRQLRCRHAG from the coding sequence ATGTCGGCGGCGCTACGGGCGGCCGACGCGACGATGGACCAGGCCGGGGACCCGCCGGGCTGCTGGACGGGCCTGGCAGTGCTGGCCACGGCCTTGCTCTTCGGCATGACGACCTGGTTCTCGGCCACGGCGGTGGTCCCGCAGCTCGAGGCGGTCTGGGCGATAACCCCTGCGCAGGCCGCTTGGCTGACCATCGCCGTGCAGCTTGGCTTCGTTGCCGGCGCCCTCGGATCGGCGATCCTGAACGTCGCCGATCGGGTCCCGCCTCGGCGGCTCATGCTCTACGGGGCGACCGGGGCTGCGGCCACCAACGCCTTGCTGTTGGTTGCCCAGGACGTCAGCGTAGCCATTGCCCTGCGCGGGCTGACCGGCATGTTCCTGGCCGCGGTCTATCCGCCGGCGATGAAGGCCATGTCCACCTGGTTCCGGGTCAGACGAGGCACCGCGCTCGGCGTCATGGTGGGAGCGCTGACCCTGGGGTCGGCCACCCCGCACCTGGTGAACGGCCTCGGTGGGCTGCAATGGCAGCTCGTGATAGTGGTCACGAGCCTGGTCACGCTCGCCGGTGGCCTGCTGGCGGAGTTCGCGGGCAGAGACGGCCCGTTCCCGTTCCCCAGGGGCCGTTTCGACCCCCGAATGGCCTGGCGGGTGTTCAGTGATCGCGGCGTGCGCCTGGCTTCACTGGGCTACTTTGGGCACATGTGGGAGCTCTACGCCATGTGGGCGTGGTTCTCGGTTTTCCTGGGGGACACGCTGAGCCTGCAGGGAATCAGCGCGGCAGGGCGCTGGGCGGCCATCGGCACCTTCGCCGTGATCGGTATCGGCGCCGTGGGCTGCTGGCTGGGCGGCGTGCTTGGCGACAGGCTCGGCCGGGCCAGGGCCACCATTCTCGCAATGGGCATCTCCGGGACCTGCGCAGTGAGCATCGGGTTCCTCCAGACCGCACCGATCCCGGTAGTCGTGGCCGTCGGCCTGGTCTGGGGGTTCTGGGTGGTCGCTGACTCGGCCCAGTTCTCCACGGCGGTCACCGAGCTCGGCCGGCAGGACTACGTGGGCACGGCGCTCACCCTGCAGCTGGCCATTGGCTTCATCCTCACCATCCCGACCATCTGGATCATACCGCTGATCGCGGAATCCACAGGCTGGCGCTTTGCGTTCGCGGTCCTCGCCCTGGGTCCGCTGGCAGGCATCATTTCCATGCGCCAGCTCAGGTGCCGGCACGCGGGTTGA